One Natator depressus isolate rNatDep1 chromosome 3, rNatDep2.hap1, whole genome shotgun sequence DNA segment encodes these proteins:
- the OVOL2 gene encoding transcription factor Ovo-like 2 translates to MPRAFLVKRRSPQPASRSWDELPDEERADTYIPGGISCVLLNYRIEDSCSLESNGSSATSTREAERSDPPTPQPAAETGNAEGTLLDLAMKRPVVRSKIKFTTGTCDDAALHNCVLCGKGFRLQRMLNRHVKCHSQVKRHLCTFCGKGFNDTFDLKRHVRTHTGIRPYKCEICNKAFTQRCSLESHLKKIHGVHQQYAYKQRRDKLYVCEDCGYTGPTQEDLYLHVTNAHPGSAFLKKTSKKLAAVLQNKLTSVLQRNPEDDEEDE, encoded by the exons ATGCCCAGAGCCTTCCTGGTGAAGAGGCGAAGCCCGCAGCCGGCCAGCCGCAGCTGGGATGAGCTGCCGGACGAGGAGCGAGCCGACACCTACATCCCAG GAGGGATAAGCTGCGTGCTGCTGAACTACCGCATTGAAGACAGCTGCAGCTTGGAGAGCAATGGCAGCAGTGCCACCAGCACTAGGGAGGCTGAGCGGAGTGATCCCCCGACTCCTCAGCCAGCAGCCGAGACCGGGAACGCAGAGGGGACCCTTCTGGACTTGGCCATGAAGCGCCCAGTGGTCAGATCGAAAATCAAG TTCACGACGGGCACCTGCGATGATGCGGCGCTGCATAATTGTGTGCTGTGTGGCAAAGGCTTTCGCTTGCAGAGGATGCTTAACCGTCACGTGAAGTGTCACAGCCAAGTAAAGAGACATCTGTGCACCTTCTGTGGCAAAGGGTTCAATGACACCTTTGATCTGAAGAGACACGTGAGGACCCATACAG GAATTCGTCCTTACAAATGTGAGATCTGCAACAAGGCGTTTACCCAGCGATGTTCTCTGGAATCCCACCTTAAAAAGATCCACGGGGTGCATCAGCAATATGCGTACAAACAGCGGCGCGATAAACTTTACGTCTGCGAAGATTGCGGCTACACGGGCCCAACGCAAGAGGACTTGTATCTGCATGTCACTAACGCTCACCCCGGGAGTGCTTTCCTCAAGAAAACTTCTAAAAAGCTGGCAGCAGTCTTACAGAATAAACTGACCTCTGTCCTGCAGAGGAACCCTGAagatgatgaggaagatgagtAA